From Salvia splendens isolate huo1 chromosome 3, SspV2, whole genome shotgun sequence, a single genomic window includes:
- the LOC121794857 gene encoding eukaryotic translation initiation factor 5A-2-like translates to MSDEEHQFESKADAGASKTYPQQAGTIRKNGYIVIKGRPCKVVEVSTSKTGKHGHAKCHFVAIDIFTSKKLEDIVPSSHNCDVPHVNRTDYQLIDISEDGFVSLLTDSGNTKDDLRLPTDEALLTQIKDGFAEGKDLVVSVMSAMGEEQICALKDIGPK, encoded by the exons ATGTCGGACGAGGAGCATCAGTTCGAATCAAAGGCCGACGCCGGCGCCTCCAAGACTTACCCCCAGCAGGCCGGCACCATCCGTAAGAACGGTTACATTGTTATCAAGGGCCGCCCCTGCAAG GTTGTGGAGGTTTCAACTTCCAAAACCGGGAAGCACGGTCATGCCAAATGTCACTTTGTTGCAATTGACATCTTCACTTCCAAGAAGCTCGAGGATATCGTTCCCTCTTCCCACAATTGTGAT GTTCCACATGTTAATCGCACTGACTACCAGCTTATTGACATCTCCGAGGATGGATTT GTGAGCTTGCTTACTGACAGTGGTAATACCAAGGATGATCTCCGTCTTCCTACTGATGAGGCTCTCCTTACCCAG ATCAAGGATGGGTTTGCTGAAGGGAAGGACCTTGTTGTGAGTGTTATGTCTGCAATGGGGGAGGAGCAGATCTGCGCCCTCAAGGATATTGGTCCCAAGTAG